The following proteins come from a genomic window of Nostoc sp. ATCC 53789:
- a CDS encoding glycosyltransferase yields MNKKNFSKHNQHYHLWFPGLFNSTGGIECYSSLCLKAFESLYPDCAYDILIKHDTDVPSKSTNLCFHATGNWPLSLRTPILAAQMIGLGLWQRPKLIFSTHLNFSVIAYLLKRLIGIPYWVAAHGIEAWDIQNPTLKKALKNADLILAVSNYTRDRLLKEQNLQPDRVVVLPNTFTPNRFRIAPKPDYLLQRYGLNAQQPIILTVARLSQSEQYKGYNKILSVLPQIRQAIPNVHYVIVGKGTDRPAVEQLIAESQLQDCVTLTGYVPDRELGDYYNLCDLFAMPSRGEGFGIVYLEALACGKPTLAGNKDGSVDALCQGELGALIDPDDVEAIAEAIIQILQGKYPNPLIYQPEELRKRVIDKFGFERFQQRLNYYLEKQFSQT; encoded by the coding sequence GTGAATAAGAAAAACTTTAGTAAACATAACCAACACTATCATCTCTGGTTTCCTGGACTATTCAACTCAACAGGTGGAATTGAATGTTACTCTTCTTTGTGTTTAAAAGCATTTGAAAGTCTCTACCCCGATTGTGCTTACGATATTTTAATTAAGCATGATACAGATGTGCCATCCAAATCAACTAATTTGTGTTTTCATGCAACCGGTAATTGGCCTTTATCCCTACGTACTCCAATACTTGCAGCGCAAATGATTGGTCTTGGTCTTTGGCAACGACCAAAACTCATCTTTTCAACTCATCTCAACTTTAGTGTGATAGCGTACCTATTGAAACGATTAATTGGCATTCCCTACTGGGTTGCAGCGCATGGAATCGAAGCCTGGGACATCCAAAATCCCACCCTTAAAAAAGCCCTCAAGAATGCTGACTTAATTCTAGCCGTTAGTAATTACACTCGCGATCGCCTACTCAAAGAACAAAATCTCCAGCCAGATCGAGTTGTCGTCCTGCCTAATACTTTCACTCCTAATCGCTTTAGGATTGCACCCAAACCAGATTATCTCCTCCAACGATATGGCTTAAATGCACAACAACCAATTATTCTTACTGTGGCTCGGCTTTCTCAATCAGAGCAATACAAAGGCTATAATAAAATCCTTAGCGTCTTACCCCAAATTCGTCAAGCTATCCCAAATGTACACTATGTTATAGTCGGTAAGGGAACTGACCGACCAGCAGTTGAACAGTTAATTGCCGAGTCTCAACTTCAAGATTGTGTAACCTTAACTGGCTATGTTCCTGACCGAGAACTGGGAGATTATTATAATCTTTGCGATCTGTTTGCTATGCCAAGTAGAGGTGAAGGGTTTGGTATTGTTTACCTAGAAGCACTAGCGTGTGGTAAACCTACTTTGGCTGGGAATAAAGATGGAAGTGTTGATGCTCTATGTCAAGGAGAATTAGGCGCACTGATTGACCCTGATGATGTCGAGGCGATCGCTGAAGCTATAATTCAAATACTACAAGGTAAATATCCTAACCCTCTAATATATCAACCGGAAGAATTAAGAAAGCGGGTAATTGATAAATTTGGTTTTGAACGCTTTCAACAACGCCTTAATTATTACTTAGAAAAGCAGTTTTCCCAGACTTGA